The following coding sequences are from one Pocillopora verrucosa isolate sample1 chromosome 5, ASM3666991v2, whole genome shotgun sequence window:
- the LOC131770485 gene encoding ubiquinol-cytochrome-c reductase complex assembly factor 1-like, protein MLSVGNKLIFASAGTFRRLLLSKNVLNPKIVQVPLSCLACGKVQVVQNEHEVKGMKNRFILNNASAYKRRFQSTAPGSEGTVGAIENKESGGTWIDKIIKVLKVVAAPLVNKTVLVGGARNMYECCVEGMNFEEFFEALELPDTLQSWFLVLHLHIWMCLVRLKAEGKDGRYMYKTLVRMMWLDVEERIDNLGTIDSVQKRDTLLVLQQQFNGLSIGYDEGLLCDDRVLATVLWRNLFQNKNRTDAEQLGRLVEYVRKNIQHLDSLPTEHVLQDGRITWLPLNEQFEEGDKEDND, encoded by the exons ATGCTTTCAGTTGGTAACAAATTGATTTTCGCATCTGCTGGGACATTCAGACGGTTATTGCTGTCGAAGAATGTTTTAAATCCAAAGATTGTCCAG GTTCCACTGAGCTGCTTGGCGTGTGGAAAGGTTCAGGTGGTGCAAAATGAACATGAAGTCAAGGGCATGAAGAACAGATTCATACTGAACAATGCTAGTGCTTACAAAAGAAGATTCCAGTCAACAGCTCCg GGATCTGAAGGCACTGTTGGTGCaatagaaaataaagaaagtggTGGAACATGGATTGACAAAATCATCAAGGTTTTGAAAGTAGTGGCTGCACCCTTAGTGAACAAAACA GTTTTAGTGGGTGGTGCAAGGAACATGTATGAGTGTTGCGTGGAAGGAATGAATTTTGAGGAGTTCTTTGAAG CTCTCGAATTACCTGACACATTGCAGTCATGGTTTCTTGTGCTTCACCTTCACATTTG gatGTGTTTGGTACGGCTCAAAGCTGAGGGTAAAGATGGGAGATACATGTACAAGACACTTGTTAGGATGATGTGGCTTGATGTGGAGGAAAGAATTGATAACTTAGGG ACCATTGACTCGGTTCAGAAGCGAGATACCCTGCTAGTATTACAGCAGCAGTTCAATGGTCTATCAATTGGATATGATGAG ggTTTGCTGTGTGATGACAGAGTCCTGGCCACAGTTTTATGGAG AAACTTGTTTCAGAACAAGAATCGCACAGATGCTGAGCAGCTCGGCCGGCTGGTGGAGTACGTCAGAAAAAACATTCAACATTTGGACAGCCTTCCCACCGAACATGTCCTACAGGACGGAAGAATCACATGGCTTCCTTTAAATGAGCAGTTTGAAGAAGGAGACAAGGAGGATAATGATTGA